The genomic region TTCTGATTTCAACAGTGCGTTACCTCAATACAACGGGaattgaaaagtgaaaacagctgaCTCAGTTCAGTTTCTGCTATTAAACATCCCTGAAGTGGTGAATCATTGCTGCGAAGTGAAATCCGCCACTTTCTCTCCCTAGTTTCGTTTTTAGCATCATGTTCTCTCCTTGTTTACAAATACAGCCATGTTAGCACAGAAGCTAACCTCAGGTAGCTAGCCAGATCTAACAAGAGCAATAAAATCCAAGGACTGGGGTTAATTGTGTAAATTGTTCACTTGACAAGATAATAAAACGCACACTTACCGAAAAACCGAACGACAATCCCGTGAAAACTAACGCCCCGGTGATTCGTTGCTACAACAAGCGGCTTCTTGTTAACGAGCTACACTCTCCTCGTCGCCATGTTGACTCCTACGCTGTTGTCATGTGACCGTTTACGTTTCACACACTGTTTTCCCGCGTCTGTTTGGACTGTACCAATGAGCGGGGAGTGCCGACGGTACCATgttggaaacaaaacaaaacaaaacttttatttttatgcaggCATACATCGACTTCAAGGCAAGATTTACTCACCAGGTTTATCTCATGGCCTTTGAGTGCAAATAATTACACAATTAGGAAACTGCATTTTCAATTGGCACATTACACAGGATCATGGTGATGATTCTTCATGCATTTTTTTGCAATACTTTCAAAACTTTTATATTACCTCGCCAAAGTCCTGCTGTATTGATGTCATGGTTGTAAAGAAGtcaatcaacaacaacaacaaaaaaagactcTATACTAcaaacaaaatctgttttttactCTTTGTATTGTGAATTTTAGTCCATCAATATTAGGTTTTCCTTGATGTATCCACAACTGATATTAACATTCAAATGTAACAAAGAGCAATGCAAACAACCAACACAAGAAACGAGTGATTTTAACGTCCActaaagagattaaaaaaagtttattgAAGTGTACAAGTAATTAAGATTTACCTTATCTTTAATTATTTCACCCCTTTgcacattaacacaaaaaaaaaatgtaatgagtgAAAAGAATTTTCAACAAATTTACCCAAATGTTTCTGGATATGCTGTAGCTACAGTAGCCCATTTGATAGGGCAGGGTATCATTGGAAATGATTCCATAAAAACCTGACGTTCAGTACTGATACCGACACAAGACCTGCTTTCTCAGTTTGGGAAAGTTCTTTTGGAAGACCTATAAGCAGCCAAAActacttaataaataaataacagaccTATCTGATCTCTGAGTCTGCTGggacatttttatgtttatccCACCACATTTAAGTTTGTAACCTCACAGTGATATTTCCGAACAGTCACCAATGGTGGCTTGTTTGAAAGTACGATCTAACATAGGACACCATCACTGCCAGGATCAGAGCTTCAGTTCCACTCTTAAGAATTTCTATAGGCACTTTGGCTGAAGCAGCCAACATGTCCTTTCAGGTGTCGAGGACTAAACTCTCCAAAAGCATGGCAATAACACATTTCAGACATGAAACTAAGTCAGCTTGCTAATCGCTGCCACTGTCGCTgtcgtcctcttcctcctcctcctcttcttctttttcctcctttttctccgTTTCGTCTAAAAGTCCTGagaaaaagtcattttcacCAAAAGCTTTCTTGGTGAGAGACTTCATTcgtttgtctttcttcttcctcttgcGGTATTCGTTGACGGTCATGTTGGGTAAACTGGAAATGTCCCAGAACTTGACAAGCTGGTCGTGGCCACAGCTGACCAGGAAGCGGGAGTCCCAGGACTTGGCCAGCTCTTCGATGGGTTCGCCAGGGTGTTGCCCGATGCAGCCGATAACCCGGTTAGGAAGAAGGTTGATGGCCCTAAttgaggacagacagaggatgTTAGTATCCTTGTTTGTGATGAGAGTTTCTCCACCAAAGGACAAACCCTGAAGGTAAGCTTTTAAACACTTTGGTATCCCAACTCACCGAATGTATCCATCCATGGAGGCGGTGCACATGATGTTGTCTGTGATGGGTACGATACAGTCCACCGACTCTGCTTTGATGGCGAAACGGTCACTGGTGGCACCAAAGCCGTTCCAGTTGAAGATGTAGATGGTGCCCTCGCTGGAGCCACACACCACCTTTTTGCCCCGCTTCATCAGAGCCACCGAGGTCAGATCGCCACTCTGGTACTCCGACAGCAGCTCAAACCGCCTCCTCTTGATGTTGAAGACGCCCATGGTACCATCACCACTGTATCAGAGTATGGGTTAAAGTAGAACattgaacaaaaacataacatcTGTCTCGGAAACCACAACTAAGAAGACAATTAATGATCAAGAACAGAGAGGAGTTTGGCTCTTCCATGAAAAAGAAACCAGTAATTATTATAACAGTAAACAGTCTTTTCTGGATAATATTAGGCTGTCACCTGGTGGTAAGAAGGATCCTCTTGGCCTGGTCCACAGTGATATCACTGATGTAATCCTCATGGTGTTTCATATCCATGATGGCCGTCCCCTTCCTCATATCCCACACCTTCAGAAACATAGACGCACATTAACAGTCATAAACAGTCTGACAGACAAACCTGGACAATTAAAAACCTGGAGCACTAATAAAGAACCAGACCGTCTTCAGTTATAATAAAACCATCTTGTGGTTTTGAGTATTTGTAGGCCAGTTGTACTAAACTActttctactactactaaagtACTAAACACTTCACCACCAAGAAAGATCATCTTCAACCTTGTGAGACATGCACCTGAGAACCAGGTGAGGGCATCAAAAGACCGCTAAACCAATAAAAGACCAATTCTAAGTGTCAAAACCAATAAAAGACCAATTCTAAGTGTCAAAACATTAACTTGGCCCCGTCCATCATAGACCATCTACCTTCAGTATCTGGTTGTTTATTTAGGAAGCACCTTGTTGTTACCAGtggttttaaaataacagtagTAATTCCTTTGCGGACCTTCAAGGTGCCCACGTCGTCTCCTGTCGCCAGGATGTTTTCGTCCACCAGCAGCAGGCTGTTGATGGGACTCTCATGCGCCTTTCGGATCCTGGTGACCAGCTGTCCACGCTCCACGTCCAGCATGTGGATGCACTTATCCCGGGACACGCTGTACAGCTTCTGTCCGTCCGCGGAGAAGCGCACCTGGCGGCAGGACTTCATGTGGTGTCCGGACGACCACAGCTCCCGGTTCTCCCCCTCTGTGCACGAGTAGGAGAAGGCGTACACGTCGCCGTCCACGTCCCCGCACACTAATATGTCCCGACTCGGGTGGAGAGCCACCGTATTGGCGTTGGCCTCCAGCTGGATGTCTCCCGGAGTGTCCCGTATCTTCGGTCCGGGCGGTTCGCCTCCGTCCTCGTCTTCGTCCTCATCAGGATCCGAGTCTGAATTCTGGACAGTCGGCTCGGAGTCTGATGTTTCTGGGTCTCTGGTGGTTTCTGGAGCTTCTGTTTTGTCCAGTTCTGGAGGTTCTGTCACTGTAGAGGCGCTTTCAACGTGTTCCGAGGACGCTGCCATGTTGTTttcgttcttcttcttctacgtCGAATGAAAGCAGCGTTACCGCAGAAATCAGCTCACACCGCCCTCTAAGTGTATTAAACCTCCAGTGCATTCAGAAGAATAAGTAATTAAAATAGTGATGGGCAAAGTGTTCACACCATCACATCAAATTAAATCACCTTGATGTAGTTGATTCATAGTTAATTAGTAATCCTAACACAGGGGCTGATTTTTTAACGTGTTTC from Anabas testudineus chromosome 18, fAnaTes1.2, whole genome shotgun sequence harbors:
- the wdr55 gene encoding WD repeat-containing protein 55, coding for MAASSEHVESASTVTEPPELDKTEAPETTRDPETSDSEPTVQNSDSDPDEDEDEDGGEPPGPKIRDTPGDIQLEANANTVALHPSRDILVCGDVDGDVYAFSYSCTEGENRELWSSGHHMKSCRQVRFSADGQKLYSVSRDKCIHMLDVERGQLVTRIRKAHESPINSLLLVDENILATGDDVGTLKVWDMRKGTAIMDMKHHEDYISDITVDQAKRILLTTSGDGTMGVFNIKRRRFELLSEYQSGDLTSVALMKRGKKVVCGSSEGTIYIFNWNGFGATSDRFAIKAESVDCIVPITDNIMCTASMDGYIRAINLLPNRVIGCIGQHPGEPIEELAKSWDSRFLVSCGHDQLVKFWDISSLPNMTVNEYRKRKKKDKRMKSLTKKAFGENDFFSGLLDETEKKEEKEEEEEEEEDDSDSGSD